A genomic region of Macrobrachium nipponense isolate FS-2020 chromosome 40, ASM1510439v2, whole genome shotgun sequence contains the following coding sequences:
- the LOC135212098 gene encoding uncharacterized protein LOC135212098, translating to METLYRAVSRALYNTEEHHLLIRLKAALEIAMYPSYYDVEDPHYVDQVKDDRLLHDTYDGLLSSAATPGVPAEMLHIYAVSAVLSISVHSYCPPTISVGLLGGPLTRTVYGRSVRTAKSPDVTLMWTTMFVPKKACFFKPNHFVVLHDLRNPEVINLSTNSTEDLPLVDLTVINDKESPTLGALIHATPARHSKGYKPRILHTSTRLSLLSPQGKHRTNAFAAGKTCMADSCTADGSQADCCDVQVQVSFADSNDRDNSSSHCIEEGTCKNSVAENEAVSFRENSLADDTTDRSSDDTEESSDATPAGCIAEGGKELPIGPHAAPAFLAIDDCVTLIRSTNKDQVTDYVPRGTKENRYYLVKNTDNLKRRDEGKMSQFWDDCGTWAKGGPTTKTLYLCLPQKNLQKVVLKNEVYCWERTKQKKTVYIPLEPQPDDDHRQGHLLQFWELTRHTTWGNSTSLQQSSKT from the coding sequence ATGGAAACTTTGTATAGAGCTGTGTCACGTGCACTGTACAACACAGAGGAACATCACTTGTTAATAAGACTCAAAGCAGCATTGGAGATTGCTATGTATCCCAGCTACTATGACGTAGAGGATCCACATTATGTCGACCAGGTGAAGGACGACAGGCTACTGCATGACACATACGATGGATTGCTGTCTTCTGCTGCTACCCCTGGTGTGCCTGCTGAAATGCTGCACATATATGCAGTCAGTGCTGTACTGTCTATATCTGTGCATTCGTACTGCCCTCCTACAATCAGTGTTGGACTACTTGGAGGACCATTAACAAGGACAGTGTATGGGAGGTCCGTTCGCACTGCTAAGTCACCTGATGTCACACTTATGTGGACTACTATGTTTGTCCCAAAGAAGGCCTGCTTCTTCAAGCCTAACCATTTCGTGGTACTGCATGACCTGCGAAACCCAGAAGTCATCAACTTATCAACTAACTCCACAGAAGACCTCCCATTAGTGGATTTGACTGTTATAAATGACAAGGAATCGCCAACACTTGGTGCACTAATTCACGCAACTCCAGCCAGACATAGCAAGGGATACAAACCACGCATATTGCACACTAGCACCCGACTCAGTCTTCTGTCGCCACAAGGAAAACATCGCACAAACGCTTTTGCTGCAGGCAAGACGTGCATGGCCGACAGTTGCACTGCAGACGGCAGTCAAGCTGATTGTTGTGATGTTCAAGTCCAGGTCAGCTTTGCCGACAGCAACGATAGAGACAACAGTAGCAGTCACTGCATTGAAGAAGGAACCTGTAAGAACAGCGTTGCCGAAAATGAAGCAGTAAGCTTTAGGGAGAACAGTCTTGCCGACGACACTACCGACAGAAGCAGCGATGACACAGAAGAAAGCAGTGACGCTACCCCAGCTGGTTGCATTGCAGAAGGTGGCAAAGAACTCCCCATTGGACCACATGCAGCGCCAGCATTTCTTGCCATCGACGACTGTGTCACGTTAATTAGGTCAACTAACAAAGACCAAGTTACCGATTATGTGCCAAGAGGTACCAAAGAAAACAGATACTACTTGGTGAAAAACACAGACAATCTTAAGCGACGAGATGAGGGGAAAATGAGCCAGTTTTGGGACGACTGCGGCACTTGGGCGAAAGGAGGTCCAACAACTAAGACGTTATACCTGTGTCTACCCCAGAAAAATCTCCAGAAAGTGGTTTTAAAGAATGAGGTCTACTGCTGggaaagaacaaagcaaaagaagacGGTGTACATTCCTCTAGAACCACAGCCAGATGACGATCATCGTCAGGGGCACTTACTACAGTTTTGGGAGTTGACAAGACATACAACTTGGGGGAACTCCACGTCACTGCAACAGTCTTCAAAAACTTAG